In a genomic window of Caloenas nicobarica isolate bCalNic1 chromosome 1, bCalNic1.hap1, whole genome shotgun sequence:
- the LOC136002156 gene encoding glioma pathogenesis-related protein 1-like, whose translation MKITFLFAALFLLDLFTCCYAYPQYPLPDIEDAKFIQDCVRAHNKFRSQVNPPASNMFRMSWDAALAKTAKAWAKKCKFKHNIYLKVQGKVHPTFSPVGENIWTGTATIFSVDAALSDWFNEFSSYDFNTRRCSGVCGHYTQVVWAESYKVGCAVHFCDEVENFPGLLKAAHFVCNYGPAGNYPRKPYKAGQPCSGCSNEKCVDKLCENTERERLIDYTYWHPDWDNQPQPPRPRPPRPPTPPAEHPRPSCDQYCLSVSILRPLLLIFSIGAAFLVQQRYPHIFFYEK comes from the exons ATGAAAAtcacatttctctttgctgcGTTGTTCTTGCTGGATCTCTTCACTTGCTGTTACGCCTATCCACAATATCCCTTGCCTGACATTGAAGATGCAAAGTTCATTCAAGACTGTGTGAGAGCTCACAACAAGTTTCGATCCCAAGTGAATCCACCAGCCAGCAATATGTTTCGCATG TCATGGGATGCTGCTTTAGCTAAGACTGCCAAAGCATGGGCGAAAAAGTGCAAGTTTAAGCACAATATCTACCTTAAAGTGCAGGGGAAGGTGCATCCCACCTTTTCTCCTGTTGGAGAAAACATCTGGACTGGCACAGCCACCATCTTCTCTGTGGACGCAGCTCTCAGTGACTGGTTTAATGAATTCAGCAGCTATGATTTCAACACCCGTCGCTGTAGTGGCGTCTGTGGTCACTACACCCAG GTTGTTTGGGCAGAGAGTTACAAAGTTGGCTGTGCAGTTCACTTCTGCGATGAGGTTGAAAATTTTCCAGGACTCCTCAAAGCAGCACATTTTGTTTGCAACTATGGGCCAGC GGGAAATTACCCAAGAAAACCATATAAAGCAGGACAACCATGTAGTGGATGCAGTAATGAGAAGTGTGTAGACAAGCTCTGTG aaaatacagaacgTGAGAGGCTGATAG ATTATACCTACTGGCACCCGGACTGGGATAACCAGCCCCAGCCACCACGGCCCCGTCCCCCCAGGCCTCCCACGCCGCCTGCTGAGCATCCGCGTCCCTCTTGTGACCAATACTGTCTTAGTGTTTCAATTTTAAGGCCACTGCTTCTGATATTCAGTATTGGTGCTGCTTTTTTAGTACAACAGCGGTATCCACACATCTTTTTTTATGAGAAATGA
- the LOC136000398 gene encoding glioma pathogenesis-related protein 1-like, whose product MRSVFFACVLVLLQFCCSSDSYQPSTLPDVGDPKFIEECVKTHNRFRSGVNPPASNMLYMSWDPDLAKTAKAWAKKCLFKHNTYLREPGQAHPKFTAVGENLWTGSLSIFTVQGAIATWHKEVSAYDYATKKCRGVCGHYTQIVWATSYKVGCAVHFCPKVAYFSVTNAAHFICNYGPAGNYPGHPYKTGAACSNCNGEQCASQLCKNAERDKVVSDSNWYPEWDRSACDKYCITVIVLRLLLLTLTILATWLLPKRWPVASASE is encoded by the exons ATGAGGAGCGTATTTTTTGCTTGTGTGCTGGTGTTACTGCAGTTCTGTTGTTCCTCTGATTCCTACCAACCATCAACACTGCCCGATGTTGGAGATCCAAAGTTTATTGAGGAATGTGTGAAAACTCATAACAGATTCCGGTCTGGAGTGAATCCACCAGCCAGCAACATGCTCTACATG AGCTGGGATCCAGATTTGGCAAAGACAGCGAAAGCTTGGGCAAAGAAATGCCTGTTTAAACATAACACGTACCTCAGAGAACCAGGGCAGGCTCACCCCAAATTTACTGCTGTTGGAGAAAACCTCTGGACTGGCTCACTTTCCATTTTTACTGTGCAAGGAGCCATCGCCACTTGGCACAAAGAGGTCAGCGCCTATGATTATGCCACCAAGAAGTGCAGAGGAGTATGCGGCCACTATACACAG ATTGTTTGGGCTACAAGCTACAAGGTTGGCTGTGCTGTCCACTTCTGTCCCAAGGTGGCATACTTCTCTGTGACCAATGCAGCACACTTCATCTGCAACTACGGGCCAGC TGGGAATTACCCAGGGCACCCATACAAGACGGGAGCAGCGTGCAGCAACTGCAACGGCGAGCAGTGTGCCAGCCAGTTGTGTA aaaatGCAGAACGTGACAAAGTTGTTA GTGATTCTAACTGGTACCCAGAGTGGGACAGATCTGCTTGTGACAAGTACTGCATCACCGTTATTGTTTTAAGGCTGTTACTCCTTACCCTGACAATTCTGGCCACCTGGCTCCTACCAAAACGCTGGCCTGTAGCATCTGCCAGTGAGTGA